A genomic segment from Anopheles maculipalpis chromosome X, idAnoMacuDA_375_x, whole genome shotgun sequence encodes:
- the LOC126562616 gene encoding uncharacterized protein LOC126562616: MATTNNMKSTERNVADHVEALLNTFANQLPTLQGEINSVVTMLKQSNLNSLNSLSTGTCNVPSDIAAELRLAAEAAESKHFFACTQKLNNTSHMLETLMKEAKFTRRKIDSLAMSNVSTSTPEQRQSLHIQCMYMEQAVCLLCALNRAHHEVQLAANALYIHGLQDVTESLHGADHLKESIARLVSIISTKHFKSSLTPIGLQ, encoded by the exons ATGGCCACCACAAACAACATGAAAAGCACGGAGCGTAATGTGGCAGACCACGTCGAAGCACTTCTAAACACATTTGCTAACCAATTGCCTACGTTGCAAGGGGAAATAAATTCAGTTGTTACCATGCTGAAGCAGTCGAATCTAAACAGCTTGAACTCGCTCAG CACGGGAACATGTAACGTACCGTCCGACATTGCGGCTGAACTACGACTAGCCGCAGAAGCAGCCGAAAGCAAGCATTTTTTCGCCTGCACACAGAAACT CAACAACACATCGCATATGTTGGAAACGCTAATGAAAGAAGCGAAATTTACCCGTCGGAAAATCGACTCTCTCGCTATGTCGAATGTTTCAACTTCTACACCGGAACAGCGTCAATCATTACATATACAATGTATGTACATGGAGCAGGCAGTTTGCTTACTGTGTGCTTTAAACCGAGCGCATCACGAAGTGCAGCTCGCTGCCAATGCACTATACATTCATGGACTACAGGATGTAACGGAATCGTTACATGGAGCGGATCATTTAAAGGAATCCATTGCACGTTTGGTATCAATCATATCAACGAAGCATTTTAAATCCTCACTCACCCCGATTGGCCTACAATAA
- the LOC126568815 gene encoding sodium-dependent neutral amino acid transporter B(0)AT3, giving the protein MANTAHLFRRQSSRDLIQQATVRSLDELELRELRSRLVRAENGSQNVVYGATNQAFISDDDPPMGRILDIGPSAAGPPGKDTRKLTMQASIVSQQQEAAIVERPEDERESWDSKWTFLLATIGYAVGLGNVWRFPYLAQKNGGGAFLVPYFVMLLLQGLPIFYLELAIGQRLRKGAIGVWHEVSAYLGGIGISSAFVSYIVALYYNTIIAWCLIYLLHSFETPLPWAECPKRLFKNFTYDIEPECVVSSPTKYYWYRETLQVSPNVNEPVEINYTVALALITAWSLVYLCMVQGITESSKIVYITAIFPYVVLIIFFFRGITLKGASDGIAHLFTPRWESILEPVVWLEAGTQIFFSLGLAFGGLIAFSSYNPANNNCYRDALVVSITNCSTSMFAGVVVFSVIGFKATSIYDSCVEERTDMMRQNKSHDLLPVCDLQKELENSASGTGLAFIIFTEAINQFPAAQLWAVLFFLMLFTLGIDSQFGTLEGVSTSLMDMKLFPNVPKEMITGGLCMSCCVLSMCFANGAGSYIFQLMDSFAGSYTLLIIAFFECIGVSYIYGLKRFADDIELMTGARPNLYWMLCWKYISPIAMITILVASFLELASEGSSYPGWNALTGSTDRLEWPHWCIVVAILLILVSILWIPGVAILRLCGINVIEDSEPAWFPSAELRDVHGIVPHEPTDVEISLFCIRADGSEGLCCPTYGPREQPLDEEE; this is encoded by the exons ATGGCCAACACTGCACATCTGTTCCGCAGGCAGAGTTCTCGGGATTTGATCCAGCAGGCGACTGTGCGGAGCTTAGATGAGCTCGAGCTAAGG GAGCTTCGCAGTCGGTTGGTAAGGGCAGAGAACGGATCGCAGAATGTGGTGTACGGCGCGACGAATCAGGCGTTTATCAGCGACGACGATCCACCGATGGGCCGCATACTGGACATTGGACCGTCGGCGGCTGGTCCGCCCGGGAAGGATACGCGTAAGCTTACGATGCAGGCATCAATCGTATCCCAGCAGCAGGAGGCAGCGATCGTCGAGCGGCCGGAAGACGAGCGGGAAAGCTGGGACAGCAAGTGGACATTCCTGCTCGCCACCATTGG GTACGCCGTCGGACTCGGAAACGTTTGGCGCTTTCCTTATTTGGCGCAGAAAAATGGCGGCGGCGCATTCCTGGTACCGTACTTCGTCATGCTCCTGCTGCAGGGTTTACCCATCTTCTATCTCGAGCTCGCCATCGGCCAGCGGCTACGGAAGGGCGCTATCGGCGTTTGGCACGAGGTGTCCGCATATCTTGGCGGCATCGGCATATCGTCCGCCTTCGTCAGCTACATTGTCGCACTGTACTACAACACCATCATCGCCTGGTGCCTGATCTATCTGCTGCACAGCTTCGAAACGCCCCTCCCGTGGGCCGAATGTCCGAAGCGACTGTTCAAAAACTTTACCTACGACATCGAGCCGGAGTGTGTGGTGTCATCCCCGACCAAGTACTACTGGTACCGGGAAACGCTGCAAGTGTCGCCGAACGTGAACGAACCGGTGGAGATTAACTACACGGTCGCGCTGGCACTTATTACCGCGTGGTCACTCGTCTATCTGTGCATGGTGCAAGGTATTACCGAGTCGAGCAAGATCGTTTACATTACCGCCATATTCCCGTACGTCGTGCTGATCATATTCTTCTTCCGTGGCATCACGCTCAAGG GTGCATCCGACGGTATTGCGCATCTGTTTACGCCGCGCTGGGAATCGATACTCGAACCGGTCGTGTGGTTGGAGGCCGGTACACAGATTTTCTTCTCGCTCGGGCTTGCTTTCGGAGGTTTGATCGCGTTCAGCTCGTACAATCCGGCCAACAATAACTGCTACCGTGATGCGCTCGTTGTGTCCATTACCAACTGCTCCACATCCATGTTTGCCGGTGTGGTTGTATTTTCCGTGATCGGCTTCAAG GCCACTTCTATCTATGACAGCTGCGTCGAGGAACGGACGGACATGATGCGGCAGAACAAATCGCACGACCTGCTGCCTGTGTGCGATCTGCAGAAGGagttggaaaat AGTGCATCCGGTACCGGGCTGGCGTTCATTATCTTCACCGAAGCCATCAACCAGTTTCCTGCGGCTCAGCTATGGGCGGTACTGTTCTTCCTGATGCTTTTTACGCTCGGCATCGATTCACAGTTTGGCACGCTGGAAGGTGTCAGCACCTCACTGATGGACATGAAACTGTTTCCCAACGTGCCGAAGGAGATGATTACTGGG ggACTCTGCATGTCCTGCTGTGTCCTATCCATGTGCTTTGCGAACGGTGCTGGTAGCTACATCTTCCAGCTGATGGATAGCTTCGCCGGTAGCTACACGTTGCTCATCATTGCGTTTTTCGAATGCATTGGCGTCAGCTATATCTACGGACTAAAGAG gtTCGCCGATGACATTGAGCTGATGACGGGCGCTCGACCCAACCTTTACTGGATGCTGTGTTGGAAGTACATATCGCCGATCGCCATGATTACAATCCTGGTCGCCTCATTCCTCGAACTTGCCTCCGAAGGCAGTAGCTATCCGGGATGGAATGCGCTCACCGGCAGCACCGATCGGCTCGAGTGGCCCCATTGGTGTATTGTCGTTGCGATTTTGCTCATACTGGTGTCCATCCTGTGGATTCCCGGCGTTGCCATCCTACG ACTGTGCGGGATCAACGTGATCGAAGACAGTGAGCCCGCCTGGTTCCCATCGGCCGAGCTGCGCGATGTGCACGGCATTGTACCGCACGAACCGACCGACGTGGAGATATCGCTCTTCTGTATTCGCGCCGATGGTTCGGAAGGACTCTGCTGCCCGACGTACGGACCCCGAGAGCAGCCACTTGACGAGGAGGAGTAA